One genomic segment of Effusibacillus pohliae DSM 22757 includes these proteins:
- a CDS encoding 4-hydroxyphenylacetate 3-hydroxylase family protein, with amino-acid sequence MMTAGQYIESLRQQKKEVYFMGERVENVVDHPAMRPHINAAAVTYQLATDPEFAHLASAISHLTGRRINRWTHIPQNQEDLVKKTMMLRVAGQITGTCFQRCVGMDGLITLYTVTWDMDRKLGTDYHERFRKFLIETQDNDYMTDGAMTDPKGDRSKRPSEQHDPDLYVRVVEKRADGIIVRGAKMHQTGAINSHQILVMPGMGMTPADQDYAVSFAVPADEKGVIYVFGRQVNDSRKWEGSIDQGNARYGVVGGEALIIFDDVFVPWERVFMCGETEFTGTLVDRFASYHRQNYGACKAGNLDVLIGATLAVADMHGVVKAGHVREKLAEMAHLVETMYSGALACSYNCSQLDCGVAFVDPVLANSSKFNTARYYPEVTRLAQDIAGGFIATLPSEKELENPRVSPFIHKYYKTGEQVDPLERIKMGRLIENMTGATPIVECMHGAGSPQAQKVVIQRSIDWQSKRRLAEAIVHAPGDGE; translated from the coding sequence ATGATGACAGCTGGGCAGTATATCGAAAGCCTGAGACAGCAGAAGAAAGAAGTGTATTTTATGGGGGAACGGGTGGAAAACGTGGTGGACCACCCGGCCATGCGTCCCCACATCAACGCGGCGGCCGTCACGTATCAGCTGGCCACCGACCCTGAGTTCGCACACTTGGCATCCGCTATCTCTCATTTGACGGGGCGCCGGATCAATCGCTGGACACATATTCCCCAGAATCAGGAAGATCTTGTGAAAAAGACGATGATGCTACGGGTAGCGGGGCAAATTACTGGAACCTGTTTCCAGCGGTGTGTCGGCATGGATGGGTTGATCACCCTCTACACCGTCACCTGGGACATGGATCGCAAGCTTGGCACCGACTACCATGAACGGTTCAGGAAATTTTTAATCGAAACGCAGGACAACGACTACATGACGGATGGAGCGATGACCGACCCAAAGGGCGACCGGTCGAAACGGCCTTCCGAACAGCACGATCCGGATCTCTATGTACGGGTCGTGGAAAAGCGGGCAGACGGAATTATCGTCCGCGGCGCAAAAATGCACCAGACGGGTGCCATCAACTCGCATCAAATCCTGGTGATGCCGGGTATGGGCATGACTCCGGCCGATCAGGACTACGCGGTATCGTTCGCGGTTCCGGCAGACGAAAAAGGGGTGATTTATGTATTCGGCCGGCAGGTGAATGACAGCCGGAAATGGGAGGGGTCGATCGACCAGGGGAACGCCAGATACGGCGTGGTCGGCGGCGAAGCGCTGATCATCTTTGACGATGTGTTCGTGCCTTGGGAACGGGTGTTTATGTGCGGAGAGACGGAATTCACCGGCACGTTGGTCGACCGTTTTGCGTCTTATCACCGGCAGAACTACGGCGCTTGCAAAGCAGGGAACCTGGACGTACTGATCGGCGCGACCCTGGCGGTTGCCGACATGCACGGGGTGGTGAAGGCGGGCCATGTACGGGAAAAATTGGCCGAGATGGCACATTTGGTGGAAACGATGTACAGCGGGGCGCTTGCCTGCTCCTACAACTGTTCGCAACTGGATTGCGGTGTGGCGTTTGTCGATCCGGTGTTGGCAAACTCGTCCAAGTTCAACACGGCCCGCTATTATCCGGAAGTGACCCGGCTGGCCCAGGACATCGCAGGAGGGTTCATCGCCACGCTGCCGTCGGAGAAGGAACTTGAAAATCCCCGGGTGTCCCCGTTTATCCACAAATATTACAAGACGGGGGAGCAGGTGGACCCGCTTGAACGGATCAAAATGGGGCGGCTGATCGAAAACATGACCGGAGCAACGCCGATTGTCGAATGCATGCACGGAGCCGGTTCGCCGCAGGCTCAGAAAGTAGTCATCCAGCGGTCGATCGATTGGCAGAGCAAACGCCGGTTGGCGGAAGCGATTGTCCATGCTCCGGGAGATGGCGAATAA
- a CDS encoding class I adenylate-forming enzyme family protein has translation MEQRFEQVVRFGRQLHVYENRPRSLYQLLAQSADRQPERIALIYEEQRISYGELLGRVNRVAEHLVHFWQLKKGDRIGIVLPNLPEFCELLLAAAKAGVIAVLLNTRLAAEELRFMVEHSGCRIVFYHKDFEEKIGRLRERFPQVRFVAIGDPTGGSSQSYEQVVVRELPITVEDSADETAPCYIMYTSGTTGTPKGAIACHLNIIHSAINYREVCGTSHEDRTIVAVPLFHVTGLIGQLVHMLLAGGTSVLVREYSTGHFLQTSIAHQVTFMFNVPAIYKLLLLQEELLQLTSLRLALYGGAPMSPDTILQLREIFPRLDLRNAYGATETSSPTTLMPAGWEMEKVRSVGIPVPGADCRVIGDDGRECGPGEVGELWIAGPMVIPGYWENDAANRHSFAEGYWKSGDMAMIDEDGYVYIMDRKRDIINRGGEKIYSVEVENVLCSHPNILEAAVVGVPDEIFGEQVKAFVVLKQPGAVTPHEIQQFVKQHLADYKVPEYVEFIDSLPRNPGGKVLKQALREKGRSS, from the coding sequence ATGGAACAGCGATTTGAACAGGTGGTACGATTTGGACGCCAACTGCATGTGTATGAAAATCGGCCGCGAAGCCTGTATCAGTTGTTGGCGCAGTCGGCTGACCGGCAACCGGAACGGATTGCCTTGATTTATGAAGAACAACGGATCTCTTACGGCGAGTTGTTGGGACGGGTCAACCGTGTCGCGGAACATCTCGTCCATTTCTGGCAATTGAAAAAGGGTGACCGGATTGGGATCGTACTGCCCAATCTCCCCGAATTTTGCGAACTGTTGCTGGCGGCCGCCAAGGCGGGCGTGATCGCCGTCTTGTTGAACACGCGGCTGGCTGCCGAAGAACTGCGTTTTATGGTGGAGCATTCCGGTTGCCGGATCGTCTTTTACCACAAAGATTTCGAAGAGAAAATCGGTCGGCTACGGGAACGCTTCCCGCAGGTCAGGTTTGTTGCGATCGGCGATCCCACAGGGGGCAGTTCCCAATCGTATGAGCAGGTGGTTGTCCGGGAGCTTCCGATCACCGTTGAAGATTCGGCTGACGAAACCGCCCCCTGTTACATCATGTATACGTCCGGGACGACGGGCACGCCGAAAGGAGCGATCGCCTGCCATTTGAACATTATCCACAGCGCGATCAACTACCGTGAAGTTTGCGGCACTTCACACGAGGATCGTACGATTGTCGCGGTTCCCCTGTTCCATGTGACCGGGTTGATCGGCCAACTAGTCCACATGCTTTTGGCAGGTGGGACGTCGGTTTTGGTTCGGGAATATTCGACGGGCCATTTTTTGCAAACCTCGATTGCCCATCAAGTCACGTTTATGTTTAATGTTCCAGCCATCTACAAGCTGCTGTTGCTTCAGGAGGAACTGCTGCAACTGACCAGCCTGCGGCTCGCGCTGTACGGCGGGGCTCCCATGTCTCCGGACACAATCCTTCAGTTGCGGGAGATCTTTCCTCGGCTCGATTTGCGCAACGCGTACGGTGCCACCGAAACTTCGTCGCCGACCACTTTGATGCCTGCGGGGTGGGAGATGGAGAAAGTGCGTTCCGTAGGGATTCCGGTTCCGGGGGCGGATTGCAGGGTGATCGGCGACGACGGACGCGAGTGCGGACCGGGTGAGGTGGGTGAATTGTGGATTGCAGGCCCGATGGTCATCCCGGGCTACTGGGAGAATGATGCGGCGAACCGCCATTCGTTTGCGGAAGGATATTGGAAATCAGGCGATATGGCAATGATCGACGAGGACGGCTATGTGTACATCATGGACCGCAAAAGAGACATCATCAACCGCGGCGGAGAAAAAATCTACAGCGTGGAGGTGGAGAATGTTCTCTGCAGCCATCCGAACATTTTGGAGGCGGCGGTGGTGGGAGTACCGGACGAGATCTTTGGCGAGCAGGTGAAAGCGTTTGTGGTTCTGAAGCAACCGGGAGCGGTGACGCCGCATGAGATCCAACAGTTTGTCAAGCAGCATCTGGCAGACTACAAAGTTCCCGAATATGTGGAATTTATTGATTCGCTGCCGCGTAATCCCGGCGGAAAGGTGCTGAAGCAGGCGTTGCGCGAGAAAGGGAGGAGCTCATGA
- a CDS encoding transposase, which translates to MAQQEAMTLKRFQEKFHSDDVCREHLFQIRWPNGFCCPKCEHAAFYFLESRKLYQCTRCKHQASVTAG; encoded by the coding sequence ATGGCTCAACAAGAAGCGATGACGTTAAAGAGATTTCAAGAGAAATTTCATTCGGATGACGTATGCCGCGAGCATCTGTTTCAGATCCGCTGGCCGAACGGCTTCTGTTGCCCCAAATGCGAGCACGCTGCGTTCTACTTTCTGGAAAGCCGTAAGCTGTATCAATGCACGCGCTGCAAGCATCAGGCTTCTGTTACCGCCGG
- a CDS encoding RluA family pseudouridine synthase, which yields MKENRPWIEYIIQPEQEGMALQEILTGQMKISRRMIQKLTRTKGILYNGKPTFLKRPVKAGHVVQVAAEVSNRQTLLPQPIPFGILYEDQEILVINKPAGINVHPIHSGQTDTLANGIAWHMREQGLAAPVRLVHRLDRDTSGILIVGKSAFAHQHLDRQLRERKLMRRYLALVEGEVEEEQGTLAYPIGRDPENPVKRKVRQDGEPAVTHFWLREKWKGASLLELSLETGRTHQIRVHLAHHGYPVLGDRQYGHPSLLIKRQALHAFRLSFTHPRTGAPLELEAPLAEDMAAAIEQLKQQNG from the coding sequence ATGAAAGAAAATCGCCCTTGGATTGAATATATCATTCAGCCGGAGCAAGAGGGAATGGCGCTGCAGGAGATTCTGACCGGTCAGATGAAAATTTCGCGGCGCATGATCCAAAAGCTCACCCGCACGAAGGGAATTCTCTACAACGGCAAACCGACGTTTCTCAAACGGCCGGTGAAAGCGGGCCACGTGGTGCAGGTGGCGGCCGAGGTGTCCAACCGGCAAACGCTGTTGCCGCAGCCGATTCCGTTTGGCATTTTATATGAAGACCAGGAAATCCTTGTCATCAACAAGCCGGCCGGTATCAACGTCCACCCGATTCATTCCGGACAAACCGACACACTGGCGAACGGAATCGCCTGGCATATGCGGGAACAGGGACTGGCCGCGCCGGTGCGGCTGGTGCACCGGTTGGACCGCGACACGTCAGGCATCCTGATCGTCGGCAAATCGGCGTTTGCCCATCAGCATCTCGACCGGCAGTTGCGGGAACGGAAACTGATGCGCCGCTATCTCGCGTTGGTGGAAGGAGAAGTGGAAGAGGAACAGGGGACGCTTGCCTATCCGATCGGAAGAGACCCGGAAAATCCGGTGAAACGCAAAGTGCGTCAGGACGGAGAACCGGCTGTGACCCATTTTTGGCTCCGTGAAAAATGGAAGGGGGCCAGTCTGCTGGAACTGTCGCTGGAAACAGGGAGAACCCACCAAATCCGCGTGCATCTGGCCCATCACGGGTATCCGGTACTAGGAGACCGCCAGTACGGTCATCCCTCTCTGCTGATCAAACGGCAGGCGCTGCACGCGTTCCGCCTCTCGTTCACACACCCGCGGACGGGCGCACCGCTGGAATTGGAAGCTCCGCTTGCCGAAGACATGGCGGCGGCGATTGAGCAGCTGAAACAGCAAAACGGGTAG
- a CDS encoding SDR family NAD(P)-dependent oxidoreductase, whose product MQIEFPNFSLQDKVSLVTGGSKGIGFGMAAGLAKAGSDLVIVSRNRQELVQAAHELSAYGTKVVPIPCDVSVSGEVRSMVERAVAELGRIDVLVNNAGMNIRKPLAEYEEADWDRVLSINLKGVFLVGREVAKTMIRAGGGSIINISSIFGSVGMPLQTAYAASKGGINQLTRVWANELAPHNIRVNAIAPAYIETPMTSGWLQDPDRLQQIVGSTPAGRLGQLKDLIGPVIFLASDASEYVTGHILHVDGGWTAK is encoded by the coding sequence GTGCAGATCGAGTTTCCGAATTTTTCGTTGCAGGACAAAGTCAGTCTTGTCACCGGAGGCAGCAAGGGAATCGGATTCGGCATGGCGGCGGGATTGGCCAAGGCCGGCTCCGATCTGGTGATCGTCAGCCGCAACCGGCAGGAGTTGGTCCAGGCGGCGCATGAGCTTTCCGCCTACGGTACTAAGGTGGTTCCGATTCCATGCGATGTATCGGTCTCCGGGGAAGTTCGATCGATGGTGGAAAGAGCGGTTGCCGAACTGGGCAGGATCGATGTGCTGGTCAACAATGCAGGCATGAACATCCGCAAGCCGCTTGCCGAATATGAGGAAGCGGATTGGGACCGGGTGCTGTCGATAAATCTCAAGGGAGTCTTCTTGGTTGGACGGGAAGTGGCAAAAACGATGATCCGGGCGGGGGGCGGTTCAATCATCAACATCTCCTCGATTTTTGGCAGCGTGGGGATGCCCTTGCAAACGGCGTATGCCGCCAGCAAGGGGGGGATTAACCAGCTGACCCGTGTATGGGCGAACGAACTGGCGCCGCATAACATACGCGTCAACGCCATCGCGCCCGCCTATATCGAAACCCCGATGACCTCTGGCTGGCTGCAGGATCCTGACCGGCTGCAGCAGATTGTGGGCAGCACCCCGGCCGGAAGGCTGGGCCAGCTGAAGGATTTGATCGGCCCGGTGATATTTCTCGCTTCTGATGCGTCGGAGTACGTGACCGGTCACATTCTGCACGTCGACGGCGGTTGGACCGCTAAATAG
- a CDS encoding asparaginase, which yields MKKILIITTGGTIAMGQDERQIVQMMGENVLLSGKSLLDPYAETTFYEFANLPSVHLTVGDYLKLRELILKKCGDYDGFVITHGTDILEETAYFLDLTLHIPQPVVITGAMRSSNELASDGLLNLQQSVQTAVSEESRDKGVLVVLNGEIHGARFVQKMHTSHVETFQSPQLGSFGVVDKAGVRYFVRQCKRDYYSIQPDQLTARVAMVKAGFAVDDSFLQFALDSGAKGIVIEAMGLGHVPPAMIPGIERAVAASVPVLVCSRSPRGSVAPVYGFVGGGRDLYERGVIFAPDLPAHKARIKLMVVLAAAAGRETVEEVRKAFGM from the coding sequence ATGAAAAAAATCCTGATCATTACAACTGGCGGCACGATCGCGATGGGGCAGGACGAACGGCAAATCGTCCAGATGATGGGGGAGAATGTGCTGCTTTCGGGTAAATCGCTGCTCGACCCGTACGCGGAAACCACTTTTTATGAATTTGCCAACTTGCCGAGTGTCCATCTAACGGTGGGGGATTATCTGAAGCTGCGCGAACTGATCTTGAAAAAGTGCGGCGACTACGATGGGTTCGTGATCACGCACGGAACCGACATTCTGGAGGAAACCGCTTATTTTCTCGATCTGACCCTGCATATTCCACAACCGGTGGTTATCACCGGGGCGATGCGTTCTTCCAACGAACTGGCAAGCGACGGATTGTTGAATCTGCAGCAGTCGGTGCAAACGGCCGTAAGCGAAGAATCCCGCGACAAAGGCGTGTTGGTCGTTCTGAACGGGGAGATTCACGGGGCGAGATTTGTGCAGAAGATGCATACCAGCCACGTGGAAACCTTCCAATCTCCCCAGCTCGGCTCCTTTGGGGTGGTGGACAAAGCGGGCGTACGCTATTTTGTGCGGCAGTGCAAGCGGGACTACTATTCGATCCAGCCGGATCAGTTGACGGCTCGGGTGGCGATGGTGAAGGCGGGATTCGCGGTGGACGATTCGTTCCTGCAATTTGCGCTAGACAGCGGAGCGAAGGGAATTGTGATCGAAGCGATGGGATTGGGCCATGTTCCGCCGGCGATGATTCCGGGAATCGAACGGGCGGTGGCGGCATCCGTGCCGGTGTTGGTGTGTAGCCGTTCGCCGCGTGGATCGGTGGCGCCCGTTTACGGTTTTGTCGGAGGAGGAAGGGATTTGTACGAGCGGGGAGTGATTTTCGCGCCGGATCTTCCCGCCCACAAAGCGCGAATCAAACTGATGGTCGTTCTGGCGGCTGCCGCCGGACGGGAGACTGTGGAAGAGGTCCGCAAGGCTTTTGGGATGTGA
- a CDS encoding M20 family metallopeptidase yields the protein MEAVELLKETIRMKSVNPPGDEEPVARLLQSVLQKSGIETEIRKLAPNRCNLVARIRGTGSKSNLIFSGHMDTVPPGDIAWEFDPYGAVEKDGRIYGRGASDMKSGLTAMAVAMTEIARSGVALQGDLILAATAGEEVDCCGARALVEEGLLQGAAALVIGEPSNGRIFIAHKGALWLEITAYGRTAHGSMPEQGVNAIEHMNRFINALRNQFRFRYEADEMLGEPSVNLSVISGGVKTNVVPDTCRLQIDIRTVPGQNHREIVEDIRRLLTEMKEQAPARFEVAVLNDKPPVRTPVDHPAVRLALATAEELFQQTFAPAGVRYFTDASVFVPGSGGSLAVIIYGPGDEKLAHQPDEYVEIQKYQDSIRFYKELALRFLT from the coding sequence ATGGAAGCGGTGGAGCTGTTGAAAGAAACGATCCGGATGAAAAGCGTCAATCCGCCGGGTGACGAGGAGCCGGTGGCCCGGCTGCTGCAATCGGTGCTGCAAAAAAGCGGTATTGAAACGGAAATCCGGAAGCTGGCGCCCAACCGGTGCAACCTGGTGGCCAGAATCCGGGGAACTGGCAGCAAAAGCAACCTGATTTTCAGTGGACATATGGACACTGTCCCACCCGGCGACATCGCATGGGAATTCGATCCGTACGGTGCGGTGGAGAAGGACGGGCGGATCTATGGGCGGGGTGCCTCTGACATGAAAAGCGGCCTGACAGCGATGGCGGTAGCTATGACGGAAATTGCCAGATCGGGGGTTGCGTTGCAAGGAGATTTGATCTTGGCAGCCACGGCGGGTGAAGAGGTGGATTGTTGCGGAGCCCGGGCGCTGGTGGAGGAGGGGCTGCTGCAGGGAGCGGCGGCGTTGGTGATCGGGGAGCCCAGCAATGGCCGCATTTTTATCGCGCACAAAGGCGCCCTGTGGCTGGAAATCACCGCTTACGGCCGGACGGCACACGGCTCCATGCCGGAGCAGGGAGTCAACGCGATCGAGCATATGAATCGGTTTATCAACGCTTTGCGCAATCAGTTCCGCTTCCGGTACGAAGCGGATGAAATGCTGGGAGAGCCGAGTGTGAACCTGAGTGTCATTTCCGGCGGTGTCAAGACCAATGTGGTACCGGATACATGCCGGCTGCAGATCGACATTCGAACGGTGCCGGGACAAAATCATCGGGAAATTGTGGAGGATATCCGGCGGTTGCTGACAGAAATGAAAGAACAGGCTCCAGCCAGATTCGAGGTGGCCGTCCTCAACGACAAGCCGCCCGTACGCACACCAGTTGACCACCCGGCGGTAAGACTGGCGCTGGCAACGGCAGAGGAGTTGTTCCAGCAAACATTCGCTCCGGCCGGCGTTCGATACTTTACCGACGCTTCGGTATTTGTTCCCGGATCCGGGGGAAGCCTGGCAGTGATCATCTACGGGCCGGGGGATGAAAAACTGGCCCACCAGCCGGATGAATATGTGGAAATCCAGAAATATCAAGATAGTATCCGCTTTTACAAGGAACTTGCGCTGCGTTTTTTGACGTAA
- a CDS encoding sigma-54 interaction domain-containing protein produces the protein MFPKELKLVLESLFDGIYIADRHGTGVFVNRAYERITGIPREKLLGKTMRQVVEEGIVSNSVTLKVLEEGKPVTIRQRVETGKEILVTGNPVFSAEGELLWVVTNVRDVSELSMLYEQLQSNQAELSKHQRDESVIAVSASMNEIITEAKRVAQTDSTVLLLGESGAGKEVIANLIHQNSPRAKRPFVKINCAAIPAGFLESELFGYEGGSFTGARRDGKPGLFEIADGGTVFLDEIGDMPFELQAKLLRVLQDYEFYRIGGTTPRKVDVRVISATHQDLSQKIKEKTFRADLFYRLNVVPIQIPPLRERKEDIPVLAYHFLSRYNIQHRKNVGIDPKVIQIFQQYRWEGNVRELANLMERLVITAKGSFITEQDLPATMVRANDIPPKKGLKGYLEEAEKRFLEHALREHRSMRRAAREIGIDQSTFVRKAKKYGLQVN, from the coding sequence TTGTTCCCAAAAGAATTGAAGCTGGTTTTGGAATCCTTGTTCGATGGCATTTACATTGCGGATCGCCACGGAACGGGCGTTTTTGTAAACCGTGCCTATGAGCGGATCACCGGCATCCCCCGCGAGAAGCTGCTGGGAAAGACGATGCGGCAAGTGGTGGAAGAGGGCATTGTATCCAATTCGGTGACGCTGAAGGTGTTGGAAGAGGGGAAGCCTGTCACCATCCGTCAGCGGGTGGAAACGGGAAAAGAGATTCTGGTCACTGGTAACCCCGTTTTTTCCGCGGAAGGTGAATTGCTCTGGGTGGTAACGAATGTCAGGGATGTGTCCGAACTGTCGATGCTATATGAACAATTGCAGTCCAATCAGGCGGAGCTTTCCAAGCATCAGCGGGATGAAAGCGTGATTGCGGTCAGCGCAAGCATGAATGAAATCATCACAGAAGCGAAGCGGGTGGCGCAGACCGATTCGACGGTCCTGCTGTTGGGAGAATCGGGCGCGGGCAAGGAAGTGATCGCCAATCTCATCCATCAGAACAGCCCGCGGGCCAAACGGCCGTTCGTAAAAATCAATTGTGCGGCGATACCCGCCGGATTTTTGGAGTCCGAACTGTTCGGTTACGAGGGCGGTTCTTTTACAGGAGCGAGAAGAGATGGGAAGCCGGGGCTGTTTGAGATTGCCGATGGCGGCACGGTGTTTCTCGATGAAATCGGCGATATGCCGTTCGAGTTGCAAGCAAAACTGCTGCGCGTTTTGCAGGATTACGAATTCTACCGGATCGGCGGCACGACACCCCGGAAGGTGGATGTGCGGGTGATTTCCGCTACCCATCAGGATCTGTCGCAAAAAATCAAGGAAAAAACGTTTCGCGCCGACCTTTTTTACCGGCTGAACGTCGTGCCCATCCAGATTCCTCCGTTGCGTGAACGAAAAGAGGACATCCCGGTGCTGGCCTATCATTTTCTCAGCCGATACAACATTCAACACAGAAAAAATGTGGGGATCGATCCGAAAGTCATCCAGATTTTCCAGCAATACCGGTGGGAAGGAAATGTACGAGAACTGGCCAATTTGATGGAACGGCTTGTCATTACCGCCAAGGGATCGTTTATTACGGAACAAGACCTGCCTGCCACGATGGTCCGAGCCAATGACATCCCTCCGAAAAAGGGACTGAAAGGGTATTTGGAAGAAGCGGAAAAGCGTTTTTTGGAACATGCGCTGCGCGAACACCGGAGCATGCGGCGGGCAGCCCGCGAAATCGGGATTGACCAGTCGACATTTGTCCGAAAAGCGAAAAAATACGGATTGCAGGTCAACTGA